A genome region from Coprococcus phoceensis includes the following:
- a CDS encoding glycine--tRNA ligase, with amino-acid sequence MEKTMEKIVALAKSRGFVYPGSEIYGGLANTWDYGNLGVELKNNVKRAWWQKFIMENPYNVGVDCAILMNPQTWVASGHLGGFSDPLMDCKECKERFRADQLIESFAEENGIELTESVDSWSKEQMEAWITEHNVPCPTCGKHNFTEIRQFNLMFKTFQGVTEDAKNTVYLRPETAQGIFVNFKNVQRTSRKKIPFGIGQIGKSFRNEITPGNFTFRTREFEQMELEFFCEPGTDLEWFAYWKQFCLDWLKSLGIKEEEIKARDHSAEELCFYSKATTDVEFLFPFGWGELWGIADRTDYDLTQHQEVSKQDMTYFDDEKKEKYIPYVIEPSLGADRMVLAFLCSAYDEEELEGGDVRTVLHFHPALAPIKIGVLPLSKKLNEGAEKVFAQLSKYYNCEFDDRGNIGKRYRRQDEIGTPFCITYDFESEEDGAVTVRDRDTMEQERVKIEDLKTYFEKKFEF; translated from the coding sequence ATGGAAAAAACAATGGAAAAAATTGTAGCACTTGCGAAATCAAGAGGATTTGTATATCCGGGATCTGAGATTTACGGAGGGCTTGCAAATACATGGGATTATGGAAACCTTGGTGTGGAATTGAAAAACAATGTGAAAAGAGCATGGTGGCAGAAATTTATCATGGAAAATCCATATAATGTAGGTGTGGATTGTGCAATCTTGATGAATCCACAGACATGGGTGGCTTCCGGACATTTGGGAGGATTCAGTGATCCGCTTATGGATTGTAAAGAATGTAAAGAGAGATTTCGTGCAGACCAGTTGATTGAAAGTTTTGCAGAAGAAAATGGAATCGAACTGACAGAAAGTGTGGATTCGTGGTCAAAGGAGCAGATGGAAGCTTGGATTACAGAGCACAATGTTCCATGTCCGACATGTGGAAAACACAATTTTACAGAGATCCGTCAGTTTAACCTGATGTTTAAGACTTTCCAGGGGGTAACAGAAGACGCAAAAAATACAGTATATTTAAGACCGGAGACTGCGCAGGGAATCTTTGTAAACTTTAAAAATGTACAGCGTACATCCAGAAAGAAAATTCCATTTGGTATTGGTCAGATCGGTAAATCATTCCGTAACGAGATCACACCGGGCAACTTTACATTCCGAACAAGAGAATTTGAGCAGATGGAATTAGAATTTTTCTGTGAACCTGGAACGGATTTGGAATGGTTTGCATACTGGAAACAATTCTGCCTTGACTGGTTGAAGTCACTTGGAATTAAAGAAGAAGAAATCAAAGCAAGAGACCATTCAGCAGAAGAACTTTGCTTCTACAGCAAGGCTACGACTGACGTAGAATTTTTATTCCCATTTGGCTGGGGAGAACTGTGGGGAATCGCAGACAGAACAGATTACGACTTAACACAGCATCAGGAAGTATCAAAACAGGATATGACTTATTTTGACGATGAGAAGAAAGAAAAATATATTCCATACGTTATTGAGCCGTCACTTGGTGCAGACCGTATGGTACTTGCATTCCTTTGCAGTGCTTATGATGAAGAAGAGTTAGAAGGTGGAGATGTTCGTACAGTACTTCACTTCCATCCGGCGCTTGCTCCAATCAAGATTGGTGTGCTTCCGTTGTCTAAGAAATTAAACGAAGGTGCGGAGAAAGTATTTGCACAGTTGTCAAAATATTATAACTGTGAATTTGATGATCGTGGAAATATCGGAAAACGTTACCGTCGTCAGGATGAAATCGGAACACCGTTCTGTATTACATATGATTTTGAATCAGAAGAAGACGGAGCGGTTACTGTTCGTGATAGAGATACTATGGAACAGGAACGAGTTAAGATTGAAGATTTGAAAACATATTTTGAGAAAAAATTTGAATTTTAA
- a CDS encoding transposase: MPHKPRRESSTRFYHIYVRGINKEKIFGQPREKNYFKRIIRKYLKEYDVEIYSYCIMSNHAHLLIKSDLKELSMFMSKVLAKYAQYYNYKNNRNGHVFQNRFGSECIESERYFWNCLKYIHMNPVKACMVSGLMDYKYSSIKDYMNEIVDILHENAIKHYKMKFHDWKEFQQYHQPQNPDIFMDSKEEVYIQRKEKALLLLWELQKEKGVENAMEILEEGELRKVYKKRLKEELKISNKMLNKIYDELKLKIIG, from the coding sequence GTGCCGCACAAACCAAGAAGAGAAAGCAGCACAAGATTTTATCATATTTATGTCAGAGGAATAAATAAAGAAAAGATATTTGGTCAACCAAGAGAAAAAAATTATTTTAAAAGAATTATCAGAAAATATTTAAAAGAATATGATGTTGAAATATATTCTTACTGTATCATGTCAAATCATGCACATCTGCTAATTAAATCGGACTTAAAAGAATTATCTATGTTTATGTCAAAAGTCTTGGCAAAATACGCGCAATATTATAATTATAAAAATAATAGAAATGGTCATGTATTTCAAAACCGCTTTGGAAGTGAATGTATTGAAAGTGAACGGTATTTTTGGAATTGTTTAAAATATATACATATGAATCCTGTGAAAGCCTGTATGGTGTCAGGCTTAATGGATTATAAGTATAGCAGTATTAAAGATTATATGAATGAAATTGTGGATATACTACATGAAAATGCAATCAAACATTACAAAATGAAATTTCATGATTGGAAAGAATTCCAGCAATATCATCAACCCCAAAATCCAGATATATTTATGGATAGCAAAGAAGAAGTTTATATTCAGAGAAAAGAAAAAGCTTTGTTGCTCTTGTGGGAGCTTCAAAAAGAAAAAGGGGTGGAAAATGCTATGGAAATTTTGGAAGAGGGTGAATTAAGGAAAGTATATAAAAAGAGATTAAAAGAAGAGCTGAAAATATCGAATAAAATGTTGAATAAGATTTACGATGAATTGAAATTGAAAATTATTGGATAG
- the ppdK gene encoding pyruvate, phosphate dikinase: MTKWVYMFTEGDATMRNTLGGKGANLAEMTKLGLPVPQGFTITTDACTQYYEDGRKINDEIMEQIMEAIVKMEEITGKKFGDKENPLLVSVRSGARASMPGMMDTILNLGLNEEVVETLASASGNARWAWDCYRRFIQMYSDVVMEVGKKYFEELIDKMKEDRGVTQDVELTAEDLHELAEQFKAEYKEKIGEDFPSDPKEQLMGAVKAVFRSWDNPRANVYRRDNDIPYSWGTAVNVQMMAFGNMGDDCGTGVAFTRDPATGNNGLFGEFLTNAQGEDVVAGVRTPMHISEMEQKFPEAFVQFKEVCQTLEKHYRDMQDMEFTVEHGKLYMLQTRNGKRTAQAALKIACDLVDEGMRTEEEAVAMIDPRNLDTLLHPQFDAAALKATAPVAKALGASPGAACGKIVFTADDAKEWAARGEKVVLVRLETSPEDIEGMKAAQGILTVRGGMTSHAAVVARGMGTCCVSGCGDITMDEANKKFKLAGKEYHEGDFISLDGSTGNIYDGVIPTVDATIAGEFGRIMGWADKYRTLKVRTNADTPADARKARELGAEGIGLCRTEHMFFEGNRIDAFREMICSETLEEREAALEKILPEQQGDFEALYEALEGNPVTIRFLDPPLHEFVPTTEEDIKKLADTQGKTVEQIKAIIDSLHEFNPMMGHRGLRLAVTYPEIAKMQTKAVIRAAINVQKAHSDWTVKPEIMIPLSCDAKELKYVKDMVVETADAEIAAAGVELAYEVGTMIEIPRAALTADEIAKQADFFCFGTNDLTQMTYGFSRDDAGKFLDAYYDAKIFENDPFAKLDQIGVGKLMETAIKLGKPVNPNLHVGICGEHGGDPSSVEFCHKIGLDYVSCSPFRVPIARLAAAQAAINNK, from the coding sequence ATGACAAAATGGGTTTATATGTTCACAGAAGGTGACGCAACCATGAGAAACACTCTTGGTGGTAAAGGTGCTAACCTTGCTGAGATGACAAAATTAGGTCTTCCAGTACCACAAGGTTTCACAATCACTACAGATGCTTGTACTCAGTACTATGAAGATGGAAGAAAGATTAACGATGAGATCATGGAACAGATCATGGAAGCAATCGTTAAAATGGAAGAGATCACAGGAAAGAAATTCGGTGATAAAGAGAATCCACTTCTTGTATCTGTTCGTTCAGGAGCAAGAGCTTCTATGCCAGGTATGATGGATACAATCTTGAACCTTGGTTTAAATGAAGAAGTTGTAGAAACTTTAGCTTCTGCATCAGGAAATGCTCGTTGGGCTTGGGACTGCTACAGAAGATTTATCCAGATGTACTCTGACGTAGTTATGGAAGTAGGTAAAAAATACTTCGAAGAATTAATCGACAAGATGAAAGAAGACAGAGGAGTAACTCAAGACGTTGAGCTTACAGCAGAAGATCTTCATGAGCTTGCAGAGCAGTTCAAAGCTGAATATAAAGAAAAAATCGGTGAAGATTTCCCATCAGATCCAAAAGAACAGTTAATGGGAGCAGTAAAAGCTGTATTCCGTTCTTGGGATAACCCACGTGCTAACGTATACCGTCGTGACAACGATATCCCATATTCTTGGGGAACAGCTGTTAACGTACAGATGATGGCATTTGGTAACATGGGAGATGATTGTGGTACAGGTGTTGCATTTACTCGTGACCCAGCTACAGGAAATAATGGTTTATTTGGAGAATTCCTTACAAATGCACAAGGTGAAGACGTTGTTGCTGGTGTTCGTACACCAATGCATATTTCAGAAATGGAACAAAAATTCCCAGAAGCATTCGTACAGTTCAAAGAAGTTTGCCAGACTTTGGAAAAACACTACAGAGATATGCAGGATATGGAATTTACAGTAGAACACGGTAAATTATACATGTTACAGACACGTAACGGTAAGAGAACAGCTCAGGCTGCTTTGAAAATCGCTTGTGATTTAGTAGATGAAGGTATGAGAACAGAGGAAGAAGCAGTTGCTATGATCGATCCTCGTAACTTAGATACATTACTTCACCCACAATTTGATGCTGCTGCATTAAAAGCTACTGCACCAGTTGCAAAAGCACTTGGAGCATCACCAGGAGCTGCATGCGGTAAAATCGTATTCACAGCTGACGATGCAAAAGAATGGGCTGCAAGAGGAGAAAAAGTTGTTCTTGTTCGTCTTGAAACATCTCCAGAAGATATCGAAGGTATGAAAGCTGCTCAGGGTATCTTGACAGTACGTGGTGGTATGACATCTCACGCTGCCGTTGTAGCACGTGGTATGGGTACATGCTGTGTATCTGGTTGCGGTGACATCACAATGGACGAAGCTAACAAGAAATTCAAATTAGCTGGAAAAGAATACCATGAAGGAGATTTCATTTCTCTTGACGGATCTACAGGTAATATTTACGACGGAGTAATCCCAACAGTAGATGCTACAATCGCTGGAGAATTCGGAAGAATTATGGGATGGGCTGACAAATACAGAACATTAAAAGTTAGAACAAATGCAGATACTCCTGCAGATGCAAGAAAAGCTCGTGAGCTTGGTGCAGAAGGTATCGGTCTTTGCCGTACAGAGCACATGTTCTTCGAAGGAAACAGAATCGATGCATTCCGTGAAATGATCTGTTCTGAGACATTAGAAGAAAGAGAAGCTGCTCTTGAAAAAATCCTTCCAGAACAACAGGGAGATTTCGAAGCATTATATGAAGCATTAGAAGGAAATCCGGTTACAATCCGTTTCTTAGATCCACCGCTTCATGAGTTCGTTCCTACAACAGAGGAAGACATTAAGAAACTTGCAGATACTCAAGGAAAAACAGTTGAACAGATTAAAGCAATCATTGATTCTTTACATGAGTTCAACCCAATGATGGGACACAGAGGACTTCGTCTTGCTGTAACATATCCAGAGATTGCTAAGATGCAGACAAAAGCTGTTATCCGTGCTGCTATCAATGTACAGAAAGCACACAGCGACTGGACAGTAAAACCAGAGATCATGATCCCATTGTCATGTGACGCAAAAGAATTAAAATATGTAAAAGATATGGTAGTAGAGACTGCAGATGCTGAAATCGCTGCAGCAGGTGTTGAGCTTGCATACGAAGTTGGTACTATGATCGAGATCCCAAGAGCTGCCCTTACAGCTGATGAGATCGCAAAACAGGCAGACTTCTTCTGCTTCGGTACAAACGATTTAACACAGATGACATATGGATTCTCTCGTGATGATGCTGGTAAGTTCTTAGATGCTTACTATGATGCAAAAATCTTTGAAAATGATCCATTTGCTAAATTAGACCAGATCGGTGTAGGTAAATTAATGGAAACAGCTATTAAATTAGGAAAACCAGTTAATCCAAACCTTCACGTAGGTATCTGTGGAGAACACGGTGGAGATCCAAGTTCTGTAGAATTCTGCCACAAGATTGGCTTAGACTACGTTTCTTGCTCACCATTCCGTGTGCCAATCGCAAGATTAGCTGCTGCACAGGCTGCTATCAATAACAAGTAA
- a CDS encoding aminopeptidase, whose amino-acid sequence MTKKNLWKSYSQDEYVKLEQVNNAYKQYLNFGKTERECIKATIQLAQKAGYRDLQEIIKGKEPLKVGDKVYSVCMEKTIVLFQIGKENIETGLNILGAHIDSPRIDVKQNPLYEAGEFAYLDTHYYGGIKKYQWVALPLAIHGVVVRKDGTKQEIVIGEKDEEPIFVITDLLVHLSAEQMENKADKVIEGEKLDLIVGNKPMKGIEKEAVKENILELLKKMYDIEEDDFISAELEIVPVGKAKDCGIDRSMIIGYGQDDRACAFTSLLAILDTEGVKRTTCCLLVDKEEIGSVGATGMHSKFFENTVAEIIDRMGEYSELKLRRVLANSKMLSCDVSAAFDPMYESVYEKENTAYFGRGIIFNKYTGSRGKSGSNDANAEYIAHLRNILEKNQIVFQTAELGKVDAGGGGTIAYILAAYGMEVIDCGVAVLNMHAPWEIVSKADIYEAYKGYKVFLKEG is encoded by the coding sequence ATGACTAAGAAAAATTTATGGAAATCATATAGTCAAGATGAATATGTGAAATTGGAACAAGTAAACAATGCATACAAACAGTATCTGAATTTTGGAAAAACGGAAAGGGAATGCATAAAGGCTACTATTCAATTAGCGCAAAAGGCAGGGTACAGAGATTTGCAGGAAATCATAAAAGGGAAAGAGCCGTTGAAAGTAGGAGATAAAGTGTATTCTGTATGTATGGAGAAAACAATTGTGTTATTTCAGATTGGAAAAGAAAATATTGAAACTGGTCTCAATATTTTAGGTGCGCATATAGATTCACCTCGTATTGATGTGAAGCAAAATCCGTTGTATGAAGCTGGAGAATTTGCCTATTTAGATACCCATTATTATGGAGGAATAAAAAAATACCAGTGGGTGGCATTGCCGCTGGCGATACATGGTGTTGTGGTACGCAAAGATGGTACAAAACAGGAAATTGTAATCGGTGAAAAAGACGAAGAACCAATTTTTGTGATTACAGATTTATTGGTGCATTTATCAGCAGAACAGATGGAAAATAAAGCCGACAAAGTAATCGAAGGTGAAAAATTGGATTTAATTGTCGGAAATAAACCAATGAAAGGTATTGAAAAAGAAGCAGTGAAGGAAAATATACTTGAGCTCTTGAAAAAAATGTATGATATTGAGGAAGATGACTTTATTTCTGCAGAATTAGAAATCGTTCCGGTTGGAAAAGCAAAAGACTGTGGAATAGATAGAAGTATGATTATAGGATACGGACAGGATGATAGAGCATGTGCCTTTACATCGCTTCTAGCAATACTTGATACTGAAGGAGTCAAACGAACAACCTGTTGCTTGTTGGTGGATAAAGAAGAAATAGGGAGTGTCGGTGCTACAGGAATGCATTCGAAATTTTTTGAAAACACAGTTGCTGAAATTATTGATAGAATGGGAGAATATTCTGAGCTAAAATTAAGAAGAGTATTGGCAAATTCAAAAATGCTATCTTGTGATGTGAGTGCGGCATTTGATCCGATGTATGAGAGTGTATACGAAAAGGAAAATACTGCTTATTTTGGAAGAGGGATCATATTTAATAAATATACGGGGAGCAGAGGGAAAAGTGGTTCTAATGATGCAAATGCAGAGTATATTGCACATTTGAGAAATATATTAGAAAAGAATCAGATAGTTTTTCAGACTGCAGAATTAGGGAAGGTAGATGCGGGGGGAGGAGGTACTATTGCGTATATTCTGGCTGCGTATGGAATGGAAGTGATAGACTGTGGAGTGGCAGTGTTGAATATGCATGCTCCATGGGAAATTGTAAGTAAAGCAGATATTTATGAAGCCTACAAAGGATATAAAGTTTTCCTGAAAGAAGGATAG